The nucleotide window GAGAATGATTTGAGTAGGATCTTACAGAATTGTTTTGATCGTTGGTCAGTTTAAGTAAGTCATTGCGTACCTTTTGCTTATCTGAAAAATAGGAAAACGCAGAACCAAGAGCATATGCAGCACTGGACCTAACTTCATGGTCTTTATTATTAGTCAGTCTAAGTACATTATTCAAAGCCTGTCGTTTATCTGTCACCTGAGAAAATGCAGATTCAAGAGCTAAGGTAGCACTTATCCTCACGAAAATGTTTTCATCGTTGATCAGTCTATGCATGTCACTCCATGCCTGTTGTTTATCCGGTACTTGAGAAAACGCAGAACCAAGAGCTTCGGCAGCACTAGACCTCACTAGCCAGTTTTCATCATTAGTTAGTCTAAATAAATCATTCCATGCCTGTTGCTTATCCGGCACTTGAGTAAATGCAGAATCAAGAGCTTTGGAAGCACTAGACCTGACATCATGATCCTTATCAGTAATCAGTTTAAGTAAATCGTTCCATGCCTGTTGCTTATCTGGTACGTCAGAAAATGCAGAATCAAGAGTTATGACAGCACTAGACCTGACATCATGATCCTTATCAGTGATCAGTTTAAGTAAGTCATTCCATGCCTGTTGTTTATCTGGTACGTCACTGGTCAATCTAAGTAAATCGTTATATGCCTGCTGCTTATCCGGCACTTGAGTAAATGCAAAATCAAGAGCTTTGACAGCACTATCCCTTACATAACTGTCTTCATCACTGGTCAATCTATGCAAGTCATTCCATGCCTGTTGTTTATCCGGCATGAAAGAGAAGAAATTCTTTAATTCCTCTAGTGCGTGCATACGCTCCTTGGGGTCACTGCTTAGACATTGATTGTGAATTTTCTTTTGGTCGACCAACTGCCAAACACCATAAATATAATAAAAGTCAATGTTTAAAAATTTTCCTGCCTGGCTTTATAGAATAGAGGGCTTAGATAATTTATATGCTTTCTTCGCCAATTTATATACTTTCTTCACCGACGACTACATATGTAAATCAATTGAACATAGTTTAAATGGTGCTTTAACAGAAACTAGAGTGGGGAAATCTATGCTCTCGAGATAATATCCTATAGATCTAAAGGTTATTATTTAAGAATGTAGGTGATATAAAACATATATCCCGAAGATCCCGCAGGGATCAACTTAATTAGTTAGAAAATGTATAGTATAAAACGGCAGGGTATCCTGTAAACTTTGAACATCAGTAGTGTAGCGGTCATCACCGGGCGTTGCCAACGCTCGAACCCGGGTTCGAATCCCGGCTGATGTATTTCCCGAGTCCCATCGCCCGAGTCCCATCACCCGAATTCCGTCACCCGAGTCCCGTCTCGGGAGGACGGGGCCCTTTTCGCTCACTCCGTTCGCTCAAGAGGGCTGAGTTATAGGCTAGATAAATTGATTTTTAACTCACTCAGAAACCTATTTACCCAAATTTTGCATCAGGTCACTTAGTAAATGTGATCACAAGCCTTTTTTAAAAAAAAGTTTGATCAAAAATCCCTAGTAACAGTGTGATCACAACCCTTTTAAAAAATGCTTGAGCACATACCTTCTCAGAAAAGCTTTGATCGAAAACGAGATAACGTTTAGATTTGAAAAACTTATCCCCAAACCCTATAGGCGTGATCACAAGCCTTTTTTAAAAAGGCTT belongs to Methanosarcina barkeri 3 and includes:
- a CDS encoding HEAT repeat domain-containing protein is translated as MVDQKKIHNQCLSSDPKERMHALEELKNFFSFMPDKQQAWNDLHRLTSDEDSYVRDSAVKALDFAFTQVPDKQQAYNDLLRLTSDVPDKQQAWNDLLKLITDKDHDVRSSAVITLDSAFSDVPDKQQAWNDLLKLITDKDHDVRSSASKALDSAFTQVPDKQQAWNDLFRLTNDENWLVRSSAAEALGSAFSQVPDKQQAWSDMHRLINDENIFVRISATLALESAFSQVTDKRQALNNVLRLTNNKDHEVRSSAAYALGSAFSYFSDKQKVRNDLLKLTNDQNNSVRSYSNHSLGRVSIFMASKAETEENYKKELENAIKYFETAAKEASCDNPAQFCLPFYRSFYSIIFKRQDAKEEVNKYLEEAKAVIENSKGKKQLQKAVQYLAEALKEVQNIGNLDLPGMRDELSFYRKYCDYAAELMSCTDEKAPFATEVLRKAASSST